A genomic region of Pelodiscus sinensis isolate JC-2024 chromosome 1, ASM4963464v1, whole genome shotgun sequence contains the following coding sequences:
- the LOC102461625 gene encoding OX-2 membrane glycoprotein-like isoform X2, with protein MTFQGLVLSVVSIVLCRAEVDTVTQRKVVEVGGNVTLSCLLTGSREILQVTWQKKNNNNNENLATYSLQRGVNVVDKYRGRLNFTRLSLNDTAITFWRVRIQDDGCYKCLFNTYPLGPIPQDTCLTVYEELRGSLHYTVSEGNLTATCLASAWPRPVITWIVPNAEGTTEEVQHANGTISVISKLYVNSSTSLLGQELICRVQHMEKNKDYSVKVKRGQEFSVPWLVTAVALALLFIVVVLAVVCCRRQRKKQSESRAS; from the exons ATGACTTTCCAAGGTCTGGTTTTGAGTGTGGTCTCTATCGTGCTGTGCAGGGCGGAAG TGGACACAGTGACGCAGAGAAAAGTGGTGGAGGTGGGTGGCAATGTGACTTTGAGCTGCCTCCTGACGGGATCACGTGAAATTCTGCAAGTTACATGGCAGAAGaaaaataacaataacaatgaAAATTTGGCCACGTACAGTTTACAACGAGGAGTAAATGTTGTTGACAAATACCGAGGTCGATTAAATTTCACACGTCTGTCACTGAATGATACGGCCATCACCTTCTGGCGAGTTAGAATCCAGGATGATGGGTGTTATAAATGCCTCTTTAATACCTATCCTTTAGGACCCATCCCACAAGACACCTGCTTGACCGTCTATG AGGAGCTTAGAGGATCTCTCCATTATACCGTCTCTGAAGGTAACTTGACAGCAACCTGTTTAGCCAGTGCCTGGCCTCGTCCTGTGATCACCTGGATTGTGCCAAATGCTGAGGGTACGACGGAGGAGGTCCAGCACGCCAATGGAACAATATCAGTCATCAGCAAACTCTACGTCAACAGTTCTACAAGCCTACTCGGGCAAGAGCTGATTTGCAGAGTACAGCATATGGAGAAAAACAAAGACTACAGTGTGAAAGTGAAAAGGG GTCAGGAGTTTTCAGTTCCTTGGTTGGTGACTGCAGTGGCTCTCGCCCTACTTTTCATTGTGGTGGTTCTGGCTGTGGTGTGCTGCAGAAGACAAAGGAAAAAGCAAAGTG
- the LOC102461625 gene encoding OX-2 membrane glycoprotein-like isoform X1: MTFQGLVLSVVSIVLCRAEVDTVTQRKVVEVGGNVTLSCLLTGSREILQVTWQKKNNNNNENLATYSLQRGVNVVDKYRGRLNFTRLSLNDTAITFWRVRIQDDGCYKCLFNTYPLGPIPQDTCLTVYEELRGSLHYTVSEGNLTATCLASAWPRPVITWIVPNAEGTTEEVQHANGTISVISKLYVNSSTSLLGQELICRVQHMEKNKDYSVKVKRGQEFSVPWLVTAVALALLFIVVVLAVVCCRRQRKKQSGAEHTQSS, encoded by the exons ATGACTTTCCAAGGTCTGGTTTTGAGTGTGGTCTCTATCGTGCTGTGCAGGGCGGAAG TGGACACAGTGACGCAGAGAAAAGTGGTGGAGGTGGGTGGCAATGTGACTTTGAGCTGCCTCCTGACGGGATCACGTGAAATTCTGCAAGTTACATGGCAGAAGaaaaataacaataacaatgaAAATTTGGCCACGTACAGTTTACAACGAGGAGTAAATGTTGTTGACAAATACCGAGGTCGATTAAATTTCACACGTCTGTCACTGAATGATACGGCCATCACCTTCTGGCGAGTTAGAATCCAGGATGATGGGTGTTATAAATGCCTCTTTAATACCTATCCTTTAGGACCCATCCCACAAGACACCTGCTTGACCGTCTATG AGGAGCTTAGAGGATCTCTCCATTATACCGTCTCTGAAGGTAACTTGACAGCAACCTGTTTAGCCAGTGCCTGGCCTCGTCCTGTGATCACCTGGATTGTGCCAAATGCTGAGGGTACGACGGAGGAGGTCCAGCACGCCAATGGAACAATATCAGTCATCAGCAAACTCTACGTCAACAGTTCTACAAGCCTACTCGGGCAAGAGCTGATTTGCAGAGTACAGCATATGGAGAAAAACAAAGACTACAGTGTGAAAGTGAAAAGGG GTCAGGAGTTTTCAGTTCCTTGGTTGGTGACTGCAGTGGCTCTCGCCCTACTTTTCATTGTGGTGGTTCTGGCTGTGGTGTGCTGCAGAAGACAAAGGAAAAAGCAAAGTG GTGCAGAGCACACACAGTCTTCCTAG